The proteins below come from a single Conger conger chromosome 10, fConCon1.1, whole genome shotgun sequence genomic window:
- the LOC133139200 gene encoding galectin-2-like encodes MTVEFKNMSFESGMELKVTGSPNKNASRFVIEVRESDENIALHFTPTFCGVIIMNSMKDGVWGEEVRSSHFPYQCLQEFTVTITFTDTAFYINLHDGHMLEFPNRLQKMRYDFIKIFDDVKVNGMDMK; translated from the exons ATGACT GTCGAGTTCAAGAACATGAGCTTCGAGTCAGGAATGGAACTAAAAGTCACTGGGAGCCCTAACAAGAATGCATCCCG tttTGTGATCGAAGTGAGAGAATCTGATGAAAATATTGCGCTGCACTTTACCCCGACCTTCTGTGGTGTCATCATCATGAACTCCATGAAGGACGGAGTCTGGGGTGAGGAAGTGAGATCTTCACACTTCCCTTACCAGTGTTTGCAGGAGTTTACG gtgACCATAACCTTCACGGACACTGCATTTTACATTAATCTGCATGATGGCCATATGTTGGAGTTCCCCAACCGTCTGCAAAAAATGAGATATGATTTCATTAAGATTTTTGACGATGTCAAGGTCAATGGAATGGATATGAAATAA